From Kineosporia corallincola, one genomic window encodes:
- a CDS encoding NUDIX domain-containing protein, with translation MAGGDGNGWVHCGCGRRHWGRYGAAGLALIRTEPRPQILLQLRAAWTHEGGTWGLVGGARDSHETLAEAALREAQEEAEVDPDLVTVVRELVGTDHGDWAYTYVIGLADPVLTVGDVTPESDALEWVDLDDVTGRLLHSAFAATWPRLRVAVTEELARVTDPADS, from the coding sequence ATGGCCGGCGGCGATGGCAACGGATGGGTGCACTGCGGATGCGGCCGTCGGCACTGGGGCCGCTACGGTGCGGCCGGCCTGGCCCTGATACGGACGGAACCCCGCCCGCAGATCTTGCTTCAGTTGCGTGCCGCCTGGACGCACGAGGGTGGAACCTGGGGTCTGGTCGGTGGCGCCAGGGACAGTCACGAGACTTTAGCCGAGGCGGCCCTGCGGGAGGCCCAGGAAGAGGCCGAGGTCGACCCCGATCTGGTAACGGTCGTGCGGGAGCTGGTCGGCACCGATCACGGCGACTGGGCCTACACCTATGTGATCGGGCTGGCCGACCCGGTGCTCACCGTCGGCGACGTGACGCCGGAGAGCGACGCCCTGGAGTGGGTGGATCTGGACGACGTGACCGGCCGGCTGTTGCACTCGGCGTTCGCCGCCACCTGGCCCCGGCTGCGTGTGGCCGTCACGGAGGAGCTGGCCCGGGTGACGGACCCGGCCGACTCGTAG
- the metX gene encoding homoserine O-acetyltransferase MetX: MSTQQEVSRPAVPPASGAWRAGDPAGGRCFVRIGDVPLERGGRLDNVEMAYETWGTLSPTGDNAVLVCHALTGDSHVSGDAGPGHPTPGWWNGLIGPGRELDTDRWFVVAPNVLGGCQGSTGPSSPAPDGRPYGSRFPYLTVRDQVTAEVALTDALGIDHWALVVGGSMGGMRALEWAVMQPDRVERLFVLASTAAATGDQIAWCSPQLMAIRCDANFRGGDYYDAGPGQGPHNGLGVARRIAHTTYRSEAEINLRFGRLPQQGENPLGGGGRFAVESYLDHHADKLVHRFDANSYLVLSQTMNSHDVGRGRGGVAAALGRVTARTAVAAISSDRLYPPEQNAEIVAGIPDCVPLRVIDSPYGHDGFLVEVERVGEILVELLGEPAERELVSS; encoded by the coding sequence ATGAGTACGCAGCAAGAGGTTTCCCGTCCCGCCGTGCCGCCGGCCTCCGGCGCCTGGCGGGCCGGGGACCCCGCTGGCGGGCGATGTTTCGTCCGGATCGGCGACGTTCCGCTGGAACGCGGCGGCCGCCTCGACAACGTCGAGATGGCCTACGAGACCTGGGGCACGTTGTCGCCCACGGGCGACAACGCGGTGCTGGTCTGTCACGCCCTCACCGGTGACAGCCACGTCAGCGGTGACGCCGGTCCGGGACATCCCACACCGGGCTGGTGGAACGGCCTGATCGGGCCGGGCCGCGAGCTCGACACCGACCGCTGGTTCGTGGTGGCGCCGAACGTGCTCGGTGGCTGTCAGGGCAGCACCGGGCCGTCCAGCCCGGCCCCCGACGGGCGTCCCTACGGCAGCCGGTTCCCCTACCTCACCGTGCGCGACCAGGTCACCGCCGAGGTGGCGCTGACCGACGCCCTCGGCATCGACCACTGGGCCCTGGTGGTCGGTGGCTCGATGGGTGGCATGCGGGCCCTGGAGTGGGCGGTCATGCAGCCCGACCGGGTGGAGCGGCTGTTCGTGCTGGCCTCCACCGCCGCGGCCACCGGCGACCAGATCGCCTGGTGCTCGCCGCAACTGATGGCGATCCGCTGCGACGCGAACTTCCGCGGCGGCGACTACTACGACGCCGGCCCGGGCCAGGGCCCGCACAACGGCCTCGGCGTGGCCCGCCGGATCGCGCACACCACCTACCGGTCCGAGGCCGAGATCAACCTGCGCTTCGGCCGTCTGCCGCAGCAGGGCGAGAACCCGCTCGGCGGGGGCGGCCGCTTCGCCGTCGAGTCGTACCTCGACCACCACGCCGACAAGCTGGTGCACCGCTTCGACGCGAACTCGTACCTGGTGCTCTCCCAGACGATGAACTCGCACGACGTCGGCCGCGGCCGGGGTGGCGTGGCCGCCGCGCTGGGCCGGGTCACCGCCCGCACGGCCGTGGCCGCCATCTCCAGCGACCGGCTGTACCCGCCCGAGCAGAACGCCGAGATCGTGGCCGGCATCCCGGACTGCGTGCCGCTGCGGGTCATCGACTCGCCCTACGGCCACGACGGATTCCTGGTCGAGGTGGAACGCGTGGGCGAGATCCTGGTCGAGCTGCTGGGCGAGCCCGCGGAGCGGGAGCTCGTCAGCAGCTGA
- a CDS encoding YccF domain-containing protein has translation MRFVLNVIWFVLAGFWLAVGYALAGLLMCVLIVTIPFGIASFRLAGFVLWPFGRTIVAQHDAGTPSLIGNVLWFLLAGLWIAIGHVVTGIALCVTIVGIPFGWANIKLALVALAPLGKEVVSSDDPRAVPVVWA, from the coding sequence ATCCGGTTCGTCCTCAACGTCATCTGGTTCGTGCTGGCCGGTTTCTGGCTGGCCGTCGGTTATGCCCTGGCCGGGCTGCTGATGTGCGTGCTGATCGTCACCATCCCGTTCGGGATCGCGTCGTTCCGCCTGGCCGGGTTCGTGCTCTGGCCGTTCGGCCGCACCATCGTGGCGCAGCACGACGCCGGCACGCCGTCGCTCATCGGCAACGTGCTCTGGTTCCTGCTCGCCGGTCTGTGGATCGCGATCGGGCACGTGGTCACCGGCATCGCCCTGTGCGTCACCATCGTCGGCATCCCGTTCGGCTGGGCCAACATCAAGCTCGCCCTGGTCGCCCTGGCCCCGCTGGGCAAGGAGGTCGTCTCCTCCGACGACCCGCGGGCCGTGCCGGTGGTCTGGGCGTAA
- a CDS encoding pyrophosphate--fructose-6-phosphate 1-phosphotransferase — protein MSVRRVALLTAGGLAPCLSSSVGGLIERYTEIAPEVEIIGYRNGYAGLLAGDHLDVTPEIREKAPLLHNFGGSPIGNSRVKLTNVADCVRRGLVKEGQDPLKVAAEQLTKDGVQVLHTIGGDDTNTTAADLAAYLHENGYELTVVGLPKTIDNDVVPIRQSLGAWTAAEQGAVFARNVIAEHSSNLRMLIVHEVMGRNCGWLTAATAAKYREWVTTQQYAGFGNEQNTWDVHAVFVPELDIDIEAEATRLRAQMDATGAVNIFLSEGAGVDSIVAEMTARGEEPAKDAFGHVKLDTINPGQWFAQQFAEKLGAEKVLVQKSGYFSRAAAANSEDLRLIKGMVDLAVESALARVSGVIGHDEEQDNRLRAIEFPRIRGGKPFDTGQAWFGELLGAIGQEKGKPVSTSH, from the coding sequence ATGTCCGTTCGTCGTGTCGCACTGCTCACCGCAGGTGGTCTGGCCCCCTGCCTGTCCTCCTCGGTCGGGGGCCTGATCGAGCGCTACACCGAGATCGCCCCCGAGGTCGAGATCATCGGCTACCGCAACGGCTACGCCGGCCTGCTCGCCGGCGACCACCTCGACGTCACCCCCGAGATCCGCGAGAAGGCGCCGCTGCTGCACAACTTCGGCGGCAGCCCGATCGGCAACAGCCGGGTCAAGCTGACCAACGTCGCCGACTGCGTCAGGCGCGGCCTGGTGAAGGAGGGCCAGGACCCGCTCAAGGTCGCCGCCGAGCAGCTGACCAAGGACGGCGTGCAGGTGCTGCACACCATCGGTGGTGACGACACCAACACCACCGCCGCCGACCTCGCCGCGTACCTGCACGAGAACGGCTACGAGCTGACCGTGGTCGGCCTGCCCAAGACGATCGACAACGACGTGGTGCCGATCCGCCAGAGCCTCGGTGCCTGGACGGCGGCCGAGCAGGGCGCCGTGTTCGCCCGCAACGTGATCGCCGAGCACTCCTCGAACCTGCGCATGCTCATCGTGCACGAGGTGATGGGCCGCAACTGCGGCTGGCTGACCGCCGCCACCGCCGCCAAGTACCGCGAGTGGGTCACCACCCAGCAGTACGCCGGGTTCGGCAACGAGCAGAACACCTGGGACGTGCACGCCGTGTTCGTGCCGGAGCTCGACATCGACATCGAGGCCGAGGCCACCCGGCTGCGGGCGCAGATGGACGCGACCGGCGCGGTCAACATCTTCTTGTCCGAGGGCGCCGGCGTGGACTCGATCGTGGCGGAGATGACCGCCCGCGGCGAGGAGCCCGCCAAGGACGCGTTCGGCCACGTGAAGCTGGACACGATCAACCCCGGCCAGTGGTTCGCCCAGCAGTTCGCCGAGAAGCTCGGCGCGGAGAAGGTGCTGGTGCAGAAGAGCGGCTACTTCTCCCGCGCCGCCGCCGCGAACAGCGAGGACCTGCGCCTGATCAAGGGCATGGTGGACCTGGCCGTGGAGAGCGCGCTGGCCCGGGTCAGCGGCGTGATCGGCCACGACGAGGAGCAGGACAACCGGCTCCGGGCGATCGAGTTCCCGCGGATCAGGGGCGGCAAGCCGTTCGACACCGGGCAGGCCTGGTTCGGCGAGCTGCTCGGCGCGATCGGCCAGGAGAAGGGCAAGCCGGTCAGCACCAGCCACTAG
- a CDS encoding GGDEF domain-containing protein encodes MSSSDAHQAPPFFGTGLVPLAGSVTGAHLRWTSAAVLAARPDWVVRAQDGFAEDVLAEVEEALRAGPEPCARTAALYVQALCLMTLGETPIAVMVTRELIALCRSTGHVAATVQARCLLVELLRREGQLEQAVEQLAHAAAADLDDLHDPEVQLALGALASAHRLIGVTEGVREIHRRLDGVEQNLPRHQRVARLSNLAFEHAERGVRAAHRPPFAADHDQLDEAVATIARAVEADAGLTFRVVGLECEVLTALSVAMLGDASQALDRLTGIPGVLERGPEAASAQVFWAIGMIRALVRLDRAGEGAALGARALAVVRDHVIDSERQALAHEVMLAEHPRVADPGSGTVEYLSLAGRREDETSTLLDALFRARVDLLRGADERKVLARAARLDPLTNLVNRRGGADAIAEAASLPAGEPVALLLIDLDGFKEVNDSQGHLAGDVVLQQVSAALRTAARLEDVVARWGGDEFVVIALLEEGRAVALAERLLETVRTCPQSGGARVTASIGVAVRTAPVDEPEWLRRADEAMYTAKRAGGDSAVVG; translated from the coding sequence ATGAGTTCGTCCGACGCCCACCAGGCGCCGCCCTTCTTCGGCACCGGTCTGGTGCCCCTGGCCGGCTCGGTGACGGGCGCACACCTGCGGTGGACCTCCGCCGCGGTGCTGGCGGCCCGGCCCGACTGGGTGGTGCGGGCCCAGGACGGTTTCGCCGAGGACGTGCTGGCCGAGGTCGAGGAGGCGCTGCGCGCCGGCCCCGAGCCGTGCGCCCGGACCGCCGCCCTCTACGTGCAGGCGCTGTGCCTGATGACGCTCGGCGAGACGCCGATCGCGGTGATGGTCACCCGTGAGCTGATCGCCCTGTGCCGCAGCACCGGTCATGTCGCCGCCACGGTGCAGGCCCGGTGCCTGCTGGTCGAGCTGCTGCGCCGGGAGGGGCAGCTGGAGCAGGCGGTCGAGCAGCTGGCCCACGCCGCCGCGGCCGACCTGGACGACCTGCACGATCCCGAGGTGCAGCTGGCCCTGGGCGCGCTGGCCTCGGCGCACCGGCTGATCGGGGTCACCGAGGGCGTGCGCGAGATCCACCGGCGGCTCGACGGAGTGGAGCAGAACCTGCCCCGCCACCAGCGCGTCGCCCGGCTCAGCAACCTGGCCTTCGAGCACGCCGAGCGCGGGGTGCGGGCCGCGCACCGGCCACCGTTCGCCGCCGATCACGACCAGCTCGACGAGGCGGTCGCCACGATCGCCCGGGCGGTGGAGGCCGACGCCGGTCTGACCTTCCGGGTGGTCGGGCTGGAGTGCGAGGTGCTCACGGCGCTGTCGGTCGCGATGCTCGGCGACGCCTCGCAGGCGCTCGACCGGCTCACCGGCATCCCCGGCGTGCTGGAGCGCGGGCCGGAGGCGGCCTCGGCCCAGGTGTTCTGGGCGATCGGCATGATTCGCGCGCTGGTGCGGCTGGACCGGGCCGGCGAGGGTGCGGCCCTCGGCGCGCGGGCGCTGGCCGTGGTGCGTGACCACGTCATCGACTCCGAGCGGCAGGCCCTGGCGCACGAGGTGATGCTGGCCGAGCACCCCCGGGTGGCCGACCCGGGCAGCGGCACGGTCGAGTACTTGTCGCTCGCCGGGCGGCGGGAGGACGAGACCTCCACCCTGCTCGACGCGCTCTTCCGGGCCCGGGTCGATCTGCTGCGTGGCGCCGACGAGCGCAAGGTGCTGGCCCGCGCGGCCCGGCTGGACCCGCTGACCAACCTGGTGAACCGGCGCGGCGGTGCCGACGCGATCGCCGAGGCCGCCTCGCTGCCGGCGGGTGAGCCGGTCGCCCTGCTGCTCATCGACCTGGACGGGTTCAAGGAGGTCAACGACTCACAGGGACACCTGGCGGGAGACGTGGTGCTCCAGCAGGTTTCCGCCGCGCTGCGCACGGCCGCGCGTCTGGAGGACGTGGTGGCGCGCTGGGGCGGTGACGAGTTCGTGGTGATCGCGCTGCTCGAGGAGGGGCGTGCGGTGGCCCTGGCCGAACGGCTGCTGGAGACCGTCCGCACCTGCCCGCAGTCGGGCGGCGCCCGGGTCACGGCGAGTATCGGGGTGGCCGTGCGGACCGCCCCGGTGGACGAGCCGGAGTGGCTGCGTCGTGCCGACGAGGCGATGTACACGGCGAAGCGGGCGGGCGGCGACTCCGCGGTGGTCGGCTAG
- a CDS encoding bifunctional o-acetylhomoserine/o-acetylserine sulfhydrylase: MSTGWSFETRQIHAGQTPDQVTGARALPIYQTTSYVFDNTEHAANLFGLKEFGNIYTRLNNPTTDVVEKRLADLEGGVGALLVASGQSAETLALLNVAEAGDHVVASPSLYGGTYNLFHYTFPKLGIKVSFVEDPDDLASWRAAARPNTKAFFAETISNPKQDVLDIEGVAGVAHEVGVPLIVDNTVATPYLIRPLEWGADVVVHSATKYIGGHGGAIAGVIVDGGKFDYAAQPERFPGFNQPDASYHGLVYGRDLGVGSPLGANLSYILKARVQLLRDLGPAASPFNAWVIAQGLETLSLRVERHVQNAQAVAVWLESRDEVLSVAYAGLPSSPWYELGRKYAPNGTGAVVAFEIRGGVEAGRRFVDSLELHSLVANIGDVRSLVIHPASTTHSQLTEEEQRATGVTPGLVRLSVGLENITDILADLEAGFRAIKVG; the protein is encoded by the coding sequence ATGAGCACCGGCTGGTCCTTCGAAACCCGGCAGATCCACGCGGGGCAGACCCCCGATCAGGTGACCGGCGCGCGGGCGCTGCCGATCTACCAGACCACCTCGTACGTCTTCGACAACACCGAGCACGCGGCGAACCTGTTCGGGCTCAAGGAGTTCGGGAACATCTACACCCGGCTCAACAACCCCACCACCGACGTGGTGGAGAAGCGCCTGGCCGACCTGGAGGGCGGGGTCGGCGCACTGCTGGTGGCGTCCGGGCAGTCGGCCGAGACGCTCGCGCTGCTGAACGTGGCCGAGGCCGGCGACCACGTGGTGGCCAGCCCGAGCCTCTACGGCGGCACCTACAACCTGTTCCACTACACCTTCCCCAAGCTGGGCATCAAGGTCAGCTTCGTCGAAGACCCCGACGACCTGGCCTCCTGGCGGGCGGCGGCCCGGCCGAACACCAAGGCGTTCTTCGCCGAGACCATCTCCAACCCCAAGCAGGACGTGCTCGACATCGAGGGCGTGGCCGGGGTGGCGCACGAGGTGGGCGTTCCGCTGATCGTCGACAACACGGTCGCCACGCCCTATCTCATCCGCCCGCTGGAGTGGGGCGCCGACGTGGTCGTGCACTCCGCCACCAAATACATCGGCGGGCACGGCGGGGCGATCGCCGGGGTGATCGTCGACGGCGGAAAGTTCGACTATGCCGCCCAGCCGGAGCGTTTCCCCGGTTTCAACCAGCCGGACGCCAGTTACCACGGTCTGGTCTACGGCCGTGACCTCGGCGTCGGCAGCCCGCTCGGGGCCAACCTGTCCTACATCCTCAAGGCCCGCGTGCAGCTGCTGCGCGACCTCGGGCCGGCGGCGTCGCCGTTCAACGCCTGGGTCATCGCCCAGGGACTGGAGACGCTCAGCCTGCGGGTGGAGCGGCACGTGCAGAACGCCCAGGCGGTGGCCGTCTGGCTGGAGAGCCGCGACGAGGTGCTGTCGGTGGCCTACGCGGGCCTGCCCAGCAGTCCCTGGTACGAGCTGGGCAGGAAGTACGCCCCGAACGGCACCGGTGCCGTCGTGGCGTTCGAGATCCGGGGCGGGGTGGAGGCCGGTCGCCGCTTCGTCGACTCCCTCGAGCTGCACAGCCTGGTCGCCAACATCGGCGACGTGCGCAGCCTCGTGATCCACCCGGCCAGCACCACGCACAGCCAGCTCACCGAGGAGGAACAGCGGGCCACCGGTGTCACGCCGGGGCTGGTCCGCCTGTCGGTCGGGCTGGAGAACATCACGGACATCCTTGCCGACCTCGAGGCCGGATTCCGGGCGATCAAGGTCGGCTGA
- a CDS encoding matrixin family metalloprotease, with protein MDTARREPSVAALAPAGAHHASSFLTIVLTLCLTALLGMSMVFASDPTGRWLRGGGGAMHPALPQDASRVPLASPAPAPSGTGGYKLLEYQDDGSGDPVRWDPCRPVHYVVRTAGTPPGGQLAIDRAVDRVQRITGLRFTFDGPTGEAPIVDRPAQDRERYGNRWSPVLVAWTDPAEYPHMKGFAGLGGPDTVSGASPGSRRYVSGVVYLNREHLSEVATWGDGQARIDAVVLHEFGHVLGLDHVDDPGELMYRTPTAQSHTDGFEVGDRRGLAALSGGPCFRDF; from the coding sequence ATGGACACGGCCCGTCGGGAGCCGTCGGTGGCTGCCCTGGCACCGGCCGGCGCGCACCACGCATCCTCCTTCCTGACGATCGTCCTCACCCTCTGCCTGACCGCGCTGCTGGGCATGTCGATGGTGTTCGCCTCCGACCCGACCGGCCGCTGGCTGCGGGGCGGCGGCGGGGCGATGCACCCGGCCCTGCCGCAGGACGCGTCCCGGGTGCCGCTGGCGTCACCGGCCCCCGCCCCGTCCGGAACCGGTGGCTACAAGCTGCTGGAGTATCAGGACGACGGCTCGGGCGACCCGGTGCGCTGGGACCCCTGCCGGCCGGTGCACTACGTGGTGCGGACCGCCGGGACGCCGCCCGGTGGGCAACTGGCGATCGACCGGGCGGTGGACCGGGTGCAGCGGATCACCGGGCTGCGCTTCACCTTCGACGGCCCGACCGGCGAGGCGCCGATCGTGGACCGCCCGGCCCAGGACCGCGAGCGCTACGGCAACCGCTGGTCCCCGGTGCTGGTGGCATGGACCGACCCGGCCGAGTACCCGCACATGAAGGGGTTCGCCGGGCTGGGTGGGCCGGACACCGTGTCCGGGGCGTCGCCGGGCAGCCGGCGGTACGTCAGCGGCGTGGTCTACCTGAACCGGGAGCACCTGTCGGAGGTGGCGACCTGGGGTGACGGGCAGGCCCGGATCGACGCCGTGGTGCTGCACGAGTTCGGTCACGTGCTCGGGCTCGACCACGTGGACGACCCGGGGGAGCTGATGTACCGCACGCCGACCGCCCAGTCGCACACGGACGGGTTCGAGGTGGGTGACCGGCGCGGGCTCGCGGCCCTGTCCGGCGGTCCCTGCTTCCGCGACTTCTGA
- a CDS encoding DUF4192 family protein, with amino-acid sequence MFSSSSSSGLAVNAAGPADLVAAVWYTLGFRPLNSLVLVAVHGPRGRVGAMLRVDLTPAWFGPAGVAGVVDAAIEALTGPAAPAFDVTPEHPDRPDRPDSTDRPDHDGEPQARVIAVVAAPDALAAEPPPVVRALPQRLLRAGVRLYDVIGVTPTAFRSLSCPDHDCCPPGGRPLSEIENSAVAVAHVLRGDRLADGEADLIADVGHPASGDPAEGGPTDDDPPGDVWARMPAEEAERARRRWWRTWNALLGHAEGWSADQLEFAPLHDQYLRDAVFVRLAAVPGSTRMRLLRQLLAGQTPPDLTTLWEPLFSGLPDRDLVGRGEEVLAALARRGTPAERGPVLAVLALLAWYRGNGVRTRLLIERLRLENPGPSTVLPRLAGLVEMLCATGIAPPWVEARTEAGPGARTDARTEEGTA; translated from the coding sequence ATGTTCTCCTCCTCCTCATCCTCCGGGCTCGCGGTGAACGCGGCCGGGCCGGCCGACCTGGTCGCCGCCGTCTGGTACACCCTCGGCTTCCGGCCGCTCAACAGTCTGGTGCTGGTCGCGGTGCACGGCCCGCGCGGGCGGGTCGGGGCGATGCTGCGGGTCGACCTGACACCGGCCTGGTTCGGGCCCGCCGGTGTGGCGGGGGTGGTCGACGCCGCGATCGAGGCGCTGACCGGCCCGGCGGCACCGGCCTTCGACGTCACCCCGGAGCACCCCGATCGACCGGATCGCCCCGATAGCACGGATCGCCCGGATCACGACGGCGAGCCGCAGGCCCGGGTGATCGCCGTGGTGGCGGCGCCCGACGCGCTGGCGGCCGAACCGCCGCCGGTGGTGCGGGCTTTGCCGCAGCGCCTGCTGCGGGCAGGGGTCAGGCTGTACGACGTCATCGGCGTCACGCCCACCGCCTTCCGCTCGCTCTCCTGCCCCGACCACGACTGCTGTCCACCCGGCGGCCGGCCGCTGAGCGAGATCGAGAACAGCGCGGTGGCCGTGGCCCACGTGCTGCGTGGTGACCGGCTGGCCGACGGTGAGGCCGACCTGATCGCCGACGTCGGGCACCCGGCCTCCGGCGACCCGGCCGAGGGCGGCCCGACCGACGACGACCCGCCCGGTGACGTGTGGGCGCGGATGCCCGCGGAAGAGGCGGAACGGGCCCGGCGCCGCTGGTGGCGCACCTGGAACGCGCTGCTCGGGCACGCCGAGGGCTGGAGCGCCGATCAGCTGGAGTTCGCGCCCCTGCACGACCAGTACCTGCGCGACGCGGTTTTCGTGCGGCTGGCCGCGGTGCCCGGCTCCACCCGCATGCGGCTCCTGCGCCAGTTGCTGGCCGGGCAGACCCCGCCCGACCTGACCACGCTCTGGGAGCCGTTGTTCAGCGGTCTGCCCGACCGAGACCTGGTGGGCCGGGGAGAGGAGGTCCTGGCCGCGCTGGCCCGGCGCGGCACGCCCGCCGAACGCGGCCCGGTGCTGGCCGTGCTCGCTCTGCTGGCCTGGTACCGGGGCAATGGGGTGCGCACCCGGCTGCTGATCGAGCGGCTGCGTCTGGAGAACCCGGGCCCCTCCACGGTCCTGCCGCGGCTGGCCGGTCTGGTCGAGATGCTGTGCGCCACAGGCATTGCGCCGCCCTGGGTGGAGGCCCGTACCGAGGCCGGTCCCGGTGCCCGCACCGATGCCCGCACCGAGGAGGGGACGGCGTGA
- a CDS encoding ABC-F family ATP-binding cassette domain-containing protein — MSATLLARDIAAGHGDRQLFTGLDLVVAPGDVVGLVGANGAGKSTLLKILAGLDDAENGKVSLSPEQATVGYLPQEHERRPGETVLEFLSRRCGITRAQAELDSATEELANGGDGDAYSVALERWLALGAADFDERAEQVTDEIGLRSGLVGGLGTTMSSLSGGQAARAGLASLLLSRYDVILLDEPTNDLDLDGLARLERFVTDLRPGVVVVSHDREFLARTVTRVVELDLAQQQVSVYGGGYEAYLEEREVARRHAREAYEDYADTKAGLEERAHTQRSWMDKGVRNARRKKTDNDKFVPAFRAESAEKQAAKARQTQRMIERLEVVEEPRKEWTLQFEIATAARSGAVVATVDGAVVERGDFRLGPVTLQIDWADRIAITGPNGSGKSTLLSLLLGRVEPASGRASLGSGVVVGEIDQARSAFTGEATVAQALGAHVPDWPDAEVRTLLAKFGLGARHVLRPAGTLSPGERTRAGLALLQARGVNLLVLDEPTNHLDLPAIEQLEQALESFGGTLLLVSHDRRMLEAVRVTRRLSVSAENGVGTVREE; from the coding sequence ATGTCCGCAACACTGCTCGCCCGCGATATCGCCGCCGGGCACGGCGACCGTCAGCTGTTCACCGGTCTCGACCTGGTGGTCGCCCCCGGCGACGTGGTCGGCCTGGTCGGGGCCAACGGGGCGGGCAAGTCCACCCTGCTGAAAATCCTTGCCGGGCTTGACGATGCCGAGAACGGCAAGGTCTCGCTGAGCCCGGAGCAGGCCACCGTCGGCTACCTGCCGCAGGAGCACGAGCGGCGCCCGGGTGAGACCGTGCTGGAGTTCCTCTCCCGGCGCTGCGGCATCACCCGGGCCCAGGCCGAGCTCGACTCCGCCACCGAGGAACTCGCGAACGGCGGTGACGGCGACGCCTATTCGGTGGCGCTGGAGCGCTGGCTCGCGCTCGGCGCGGCCGACTTCGACGAGCGGGCCGAGCAGGTCACCGACGAGATCGGGTTGCGTTCCGGTCTGGTCGGCGGCCTGGGGACGACGATGAGCTCGCTGTCCGGTGGCCAGGCCGCCCGGGCCGGTCTGGCCTCGCTGCTGCTCAGCCGCTACGACGTCATCCTGCTCGACGAGCCGACGAACGACCTCGACCTGGACGGCCTGGCCCGGCTGGAGCGTTTCGTCACCGACCTGCGCCCCGGAGTCGTGGTGGTGAGTCACGACCGGGAGTTCCTGGCCCGCACGGTGACCCGGGTGGTCGAGCTCGACCTGGCCCAGCAGCAGGTCAGCGTGTACGGCGGTGGTTACGAGGCCTACCTCGAGGAGCGTGAGGTGGCCCGGCGGCACGCCCGCGAGGCCTACGAGGACTACGCCGACACCAAGGCCGGGCTGGAGGAACGCGCCCACACCCAGCGCAGCTGGATGGACAAGGGCGTGCGCAACGCCCGGCGCAAGAAGACCGACAACGACAAGTTCGTGCCCGCCTTCCGGGCCGAGTCGGCCGAGAAGCAGGCGGCGAAGGCCCGTCAGACGCAGCGCATGATCGAGCGGCTGGAGGTGGTCGAGGAGCCACGCAAGGAGTGGACCCTCCAGTTCGAGATCGCCACCGCCGCCCGCTCCGGCGCCGTGGTGGCAACGGTGGACGGCGCGGTGGTCGAGCGCGGCGACTTCCGCCTCGGGCCCGTCACCTTGCAGATCGACTGGGCCGACCGGATCGCGATCACCGGTCCCAACGGCTCGGGCAAGAGCACTCTGCTCTCCCTGCTCCTGGGACGCGTCGAGCCGGCCTCCGGACGGGCCTCGCTGGGTTCGGGCGTGGTGGTCGGCGAGATCGACCAGGCCCGCTCGGCCTTCACCGGTGAGGCCACGGTGGCGCAGGCCCTCGGCGCGCACGTGCCGGACTGGCCGGACGCCGAGGTGCGCACCCTGCTGGCCAAGTTCGGTCTCGGCGCGCGGCACGTGCTGCGACCGGCCGGCACCCTCTCGCCCGGTGAGCGCACCCGGGCCGGGCTGGCGCTGCTCCAGGCCCGCGGGGTCAACCTGCTGGTGCTCGACGAGCCCACCAACCACCTCGACCTGCCGGCCATCGAGCAGCTGGAGCAGGCGCTGGAGTCGTTCGGCGGCACGCTGCTGCTGGTCTCGCACGACCGGCGCATGCTGGAGGCGGTGCGGGTGACGAGGCGCCTGAGCGTGTCGGCAGAGAACGGGGTGGGCACCGTCCGGGAGGAGTGA